The following proteins come from a genomic window of Halobellus litoreus:
- a CDS encoding UvrD-helicase domain-containing protein — protein MTEEPEEIQLTEEQEDALVQGRNVAITAGAGTGKTTTLTERYVTILAENPSLTPENIVTITFTRKAAAELTERVREEVYDRLEAVDSPEAYHRWRNVLDDLEDGYVHTIHAFCTRLLRERAVEAPVPLGFDVLDEDGAATLQREVVTEFLERNQDDDDVELLAQLWSRDQLVDVLAGLLDERPQSESVLEAWRDAEVDDYVDICWEVVCDLDVADARQTLYADGLLEHLRTVAGRVDREGAIADEDGLRAYRTFTEVATTLPDDPEESDSRDCQWAILELYEACEKKNGGLYSSSGYVVGDRDDWGEYGDVYDDLKDAIDTVIDAVEPHADAVETTPGELEENSAHYALALMRVFDDVLATYTDEKDRRDTLDFPDVIETTLEFLRANDAVTERLQDQFAAVMVDEFQDTDPRQWELVKLLTGVDEQTASNVFLVGDEKQSIYGFRGADVTTFGDARRELQTVNETRGVDDVPGSDAESPTALELSGNFRTLDEPLSFLNELFEYLFQSEGDSHEPHEAPPQELTTQRDRIEDIEGLTGSVEYLAVPDDADTAAELFGDDHPVAEGALDHTIEAEAQALAARLTHLFDDPPQVQDPDTGAHRDATPDDTAILLRRRTHLDRYQRALEEYDIPYTVVGGVGFYDTPEVQALTNLLRVLGDPQDDVSLYGVLRSPLFGFADDRLAPAVAEADSVWDALAETDDPQLADAFDLLTTWRILSGCATPSEDEVLPWNRLLSRVIDDTGYLASVSADERGRQAVANVEKFRDQVRTWSENGVHTAAGLLHRIDRQAEIDPREGEADIPGDVEGVRIMTIHSAKGLEFPIVTVPDLGSDLNFGRSVDDHGYVRLVDGTDDAPPVPAVGGPNPDDAFSIEKTAVHEYADRRSRPQERAESKRLLYVACTRTRDHLLLCGTHDIDESGTIELGEPAAFDDADRWRDWLQPALLDGALVAEAVRDGQARGEIDGASYTVRRPPRPVDWYTADDAVDSALEISIPSPPSLAPAKRIAATTLVNAVADASPDGHSYSQREESAGLSPTTFGTVVHRINELRPPRDEWPTLIRRLSQMAGEEPTESDLRDAVNHAADAVEFVDHIESDTQLQEVYDEYSVVARIDESRIVGDIDRLLVTPDAFHIIDYKTNDLSATTSDELAEHYRPQMLAYALALLQYDRNRDVRASLRFTDEGIEERFHWVSDQMTEMESELRSMVDLVD, from the coding sequence ATGACTGAGGAACCGGAGGAGATTCAGCTCACGGAGGAACAGGAGGATGCGCTCGTCCAGGGCCGGAACGTCGCGATCACTGCCGGCGCTGGGACGGGGAAAACGACAACTCTCACCGAGCGGTACGTGACGATACTGGCCGAGAACCCGTCACTCACACCGGAGAACATCGTCACGATCACCTTCACGCGAAAGGCTGCTGCCGAACTGACCGAGCGCGTTCGGGAGGAAGTGTACGATCGGCTCGAAGCTGTCGACTCACCAGAGGCCTACCACCGTTGGCGAAACGTCCTCGACGATCTGGAAGACGGCTACGTCCACACCATTCACGCGTTCTGTACGCGGCTCTTGCGAGAACGGGCCGTCGAGGCTCCGGTTCCGCTCGGCTTCGACGTGCTCGACGAAGACGGCGCCGCGACACTCCAACGCGAAGTCGTGACGGAGTTCCTCGAACGCAACCAGGACGATGACGACGTGGAGCTCCTTGCCCAGCTCTGGAGTCGCGACCAGTTGGTCGATGTACTCGCTGGATTACTCGATGAACGCCCACAGAGCGAGTCCGTCCTCGAGGCGTGGCGTGACGCCGAGGTCGACGACTACGTCGATATCTGCTGGGAGGTCGTTTGTGATCTCGATGTTGCCGACGCTCGACAGACGCTGTATGCGGACGGACTCCTTGAGCATCTACGCACGGTCGCAGGTCGCGTTGACCGCGAGGGCGCTATCGCTGACGAGGACGGCCTTCGGGCCTACCGGACCTTCACCGAGGTCGCGACGACACTCCCAGACGACCCTGAGGAAAGCGATTCCCGCGACTGTCAGTGGGCAATCCTCGAGCTGTACGAGGCCTGTGAGAAGAAGAACGGTGGCCTGTACAGCAGTTCGGGGTACGTCGTCGGTGACCGGGACGATTGGGGTGAGTACGGTGACGTCTATGACGACCTGAAAGACGCCATCGACACGGTCATCGATGCCGTCGAACCGCACGCGGATGCGGTCGAGACGACGCCGGGGGAACTGGAAGAAAATAGCGCTCACTACGCGCTGGCTCTGATGCGGGTCTTCGACGACGTCCTCGCAACCTACACCGACGAGAAGGACCGTCGGGATACACTCGACTTTCCCGACGTTATCGAGACGACGCTCGAGTTCTTGCGAGCTAACGATGCCGTCACGGAGCGGCTTCAAGACCAGTTTGCGGCCGTGATGGTCGACGAGTTCCAGGACACGGACCCGCGCCAGTGGGAGTTAGTCAAGCTCCTCACGGGCGTCGACGAGCAGACGGCGTCGAACGTCTTCCTGGTCGGCGACGAGAAACAGAGTATCTACGGATTCCGTGGTGCAGACGTGACGACGTTCGGGGATGCGCGCAGAGAACTCCAGACCGTCAACGAGACCCGTGGGGTTGACGACGTTCCCGGCAGCGATGCCGAGAGTCCGACCGCGCTCGAACTCTCCGGGAACTTCCGGACGCTGGACGAGCCGCTGTCGTTCCTGAACGAACTCTTCGAGTACCTGTTCCAGTCGGAGGGTGACAGCCACGAACCCCACGAAGCGCCACCGCAGGAGTTGACCACACAACGCGACCGTATCGAGGACATCGAGGGACTGACCGGGAGTGTCGAGTATCTCGCTGTCCCCGACGACGCCGATACGGCAGCGGAGCTCTTCGGCGACGACCATCCGGTCGCCGAAGGCGCGCTCGACCACACCATCGAGGCCGAAGCGCAAGCGCTCGCTGCTCGACTGACCCACCTGTTCGACGATCCGCCGCAAGTCCAAGACCCCGACACAGGTGCTCATCGTGACGCTACGCCGGACGACACGGCAATCCTCCTCCGCCGGCGAACTCATCTGGATCGGTATCAGCGCGCTCTCGAGGAGTACGACATCCCCTACACTGTCGTCGGTGGCGTCGGGTTCTACGATACGCCTGAGGTCCAGGCGCTCACGAACCTGCTTCGAGTACTCGGTGATCCACAGGACGACGTCTCCCTCTACGGGGTGCTTCGGTCGCCGCTGTTCGGATTCGCGGATGATCGTCTCGCACCGGCGGTCGCAGAGGCAGATTCTGTGTGGGACGCGCTCGCCGAGACGGACGATCCACAGCTCGCGGACGCTTTCGACCTCCTCACAACGTGGCGGATCCTCAGCGGCTGTGCGACGCCGTCCGAAGATGAGGTCCTCCCGTGGAACCGCCTGCTGTCCCGGGTGATCGACGACACGGGGTATCTGGCGAGTGTGAGTGCTGACGAACGCGGTCGACAGGCCGTCGCGAACGTCGAGAAGTTCCGCGACCAGGTCCGTACCTGGAGCGAGAACGGTGTTCACACAGCTGCCGGGTTGCTCCACCGGATCGACCGCCAAGCCGAGATCGACCCTCGTGAGGGGGAGGCAGATATTCCGGGTGACGTCGAGGGCGTCCGGATTATGACGATCCATTCTGCGAAGGGACTCGAGTTCCCGATTGTCACCGTCCCCGATCTCGGGAGTGACCTCAACTTCGGTCGCTCCGTCGACGACCATGGCTATGTTCGACTCGTGGACGGAACTGATGACGCGCCGCCGGTGCCGGCGGTTGGTGGGCCGAATCCGGATGATGCGTTCTCCATCGAGAAGACGGCCGTCCACGAGTACGCTGACCGACGATCGCGTCCACAGGAGCGGGCGGAGTCAAAACGCCTCCTCTACGTAGCGTGTACACGAACGCGGGATCACCTCCTTCTCTGCGGCACGCACGACATCGACGAGTCCGGTACAATCGAACTCGGCGAGCCTGCAGCCTTCGACGACGCAGACCGGTGGCGCGACTGGTTACAGCCAGCCCTCCTCGACGGAGCACTCGTCGCCGAGGCGGTTCGTGACGGACAGGCCCGCGGCGAGATAGATGGGGCTAGCTATACTGTTCGCAGGCCGCCGCGCCCAGTAGACTGGTACACCGCCGACGACGCTGTTGATTCAGCGCTGGAGATATCGATTCCGTCACCGCCGTCGCTAGCGCCGGCGAAACGGATCGCGGCTACGACCCTCGTGAATGCGGTGGCGGATGCGTCTCCAGACGGTCACAGTTACTCTCAACGTGAGGAGTCGGCCGGCCTGAGTCCAACGACGTTTGGGACGGTCGTCCACCGGATCAACGAACTTCGTCCACCGAGAGACGAGTGGCCCACCCTGATCCGCCGTTTGAGTCAGATGGCTGGTGAGGAGCCGACAGAATCGGACCTCCGTGATGCTGTCAACCACGCTGCTGATGCAGTCGAATTTGTTGATCACATCGAGTCCGATACCCAACTTCAGGAGGTTTATGACGAGTACTCTGTTGTCGCTCGAATCGATGAGTCGCGGATTGTCGGTGATATCGACCGGCTGCTCGTCACGCCGGATGCATTCCACATTATCGACTACAAGACCAACGACCTCTCAGCTACGACATCGGATGAGCTCGCGGAACACTATCGACCGCAGATGCTCGCGTACGCTCTCGCACTCCTCCAATATGACCGGAATCGTGACGTACGAGCTTCACTCCGGTTTACTGACGAGGGGATAGAGGAGCGGTTCCATTGGGTGTCGGATCAGATGACGGAGATGGAATCTGAACTACGGTCAATGGTGGATTTGGTGGATTAA
- a CDS encoding RNA-guided endonuclease InsQ/TnpB family protein, with the protein MEVRRTVQVKLDVTDEQAGLLHETIDEFLWAANYVVDAVWDGEWAETRSSVLHEQTYDDVREQTRLHSNHVQSARDCAIDAMQSVVGKWSKGEYASLPTFTSRFCDYNQRNATFHNDHASLSTVDGRIKADYVLPDEDRDTPHTEYLQDDEWEQTGATLHYRRGDFYLHIRTKADVETPEPDENGTVLGVDLGVENIAVTSTGVFWSADELNHWRREYVKRQKSLQECGTRWAHESVQAVGRKKTGRFEQLLHRVANELLEEAISNGCTVIAFENLTDIRDRIPKARRFHEWAFRQLTSYVSYKAEEHSLSVEQVNPKNTSRRCSSCGFTGEANRPSQDTFRCQSCGYENHADYNAAKNVGYRLLRNQTGGEGGAPVGVRLNSGMLNANGLQPVPNSVRAGVHAESQVS; encoded by the coding sequence ATGGAGGTCCGCCGAACCGTCCAAGTCAAGCTTGATGTGACCGACGAGCAGGCCGGCCTCCTGCACGAGACGATTGACGAGTTCCTGTGGGCAGCGAACTACGTCGTGGACGCAGTATGGGATGGGGAATGGGCTGAGACTCGCTCATCTGTCCTACACGAGCAAACGTACGACGACGTACGCGAACAGACGCGCCTTCACAGTAACCACGTCCAATCAGCCCGTGACTGTGCTATCGACGCGATGCAAAGTGTGGTTGGCAAGTGGTCCAAAGGTGAGTACGCCTCGTTGCCGACATTCACCTCACGATTTTGTGATTACAATCAGCGCAACGCCACGTTCCACAACGACCACGCTTCGTTGTCCACCGTCGACGGGCGCATCAAGGCCGACTATGTTCTCCCTGACGAGGACCGAGACACTCCTCACACAGAGTACTTACAAGACGACGAGTGGGAACAGACCGGCGCAACACTCCACTACCGGCGCGGTGACTTCTACCTCCACATCCGAACAAAGGCAGATGTGGAAACCCCCGAACCCGACGAGAACGGAACGGTTCTCGGTGTGGACCTCGGGGTCGAGAATATCGCCGTCACCTCGACTGGCGTCTTCTGGTCTGCTGACGAGCTGAACCATTGGCGACGGGAGTACGTTAAGCGTCAAAAATCTCTCCAGGAGTGTGGAACGAGGTGGGCCCACGAAAGCGTCCAAGCGGTCGGCCGAAAGAAGACGGGACGGTTCGAACAATTACTTCATCGCGTGGCAAACGAGCTACTCGAAGAAGCGATCTCGAACGGTTGTACGGTAATTGCGTTCGAGAATCTGACCGACATCAGAGATCGTATTCCAAAGGCCCGACGGTTTCACGAGTGGGCATTCCGTCAGTTGACCAGCTACGTCTCGTATAAAGCCGAGGAACACAGCCTGAGTGTTGAGCAGGTAAATCCGAAGAACACATCTCGACGGTGTTCATCGTGCGGCTTCACTGGCGAGGCAAACCGCCCATCGCAGGACACCTTTCGCTGTCAGTCCTGTGGATATGAGAACCACGCGGATTACAACGCAGCGAAGAACGTCGGTTACAGACTCCTTCGCAACCAAACCGGAGGCGAGGGAGGCGCACCCGTAGGTGTGCGCTTGAACAGCGGGATGTTGAACGCGAACGGCTTACAACCCGTACCAAATTCGGTTAGAGCAGGAGTCCACGCTGAAAGCCAAGTGAGCTAA
- a CDS encoding PD-(D/E)XK nuclease family protein, producing MVEDRWAASHEPLRLRAETLDAVVRDWYEDLQGPVQPLSGQLNRRLAEYALDRTTAQTDGALAGEPASAALADSFSSRFSLFDDAGVETADALAAEFEGSALDDRIAAATVDAYRHYQDLNADYVDEWVCTRGEMFDAVATADQSLSALSPELDVVVLSGYHEFRPVERRLIERLVDELPMIALLPLHQDGLSGVDAVAEDALEVYEALDFETEKLDPVDESGQAFGTITESLYRPDPDIVPAPDALQWRELPTPEREIRFVARELRTELANGRDPDDLAVVVPGTEAYSGYVEDTFDTFDIPHVTTAASQLNRTFTGSVVHDLLNLAEPDPRAEDLTSLLANPLVNVVDTDQANALTAAARRRDTVSVSPLLDDVDDEATELIENLLATLETLRTGDVEGATKTLRRLLDDRFDLEGATEDYASGAEQAVEQRAYDLVDEVLSSFESLAAVNSDLSPLALFTRAFDGVPIRVPQRAAGGHVEVMGLLDARMRSFEKVFLVGLTSEHFPVTPERPAFFEEMTDAHPRFDTGDERLRGRYLFATLLANVDELTITTPETGDDESAVVRSPILDELQRVTGIEPEDGVDDRVGSREDLQRHVAATSDRRAAVSLAGDRGDFSPEQTKRTDRGLHCADNRGTAGLSEHDGVLEPETVAEVYPPSERKPYSASRIERYVECGFKFYAEKVLGIEDPDDVEVVPTPLETGSYVHDVLERFFADLQDETEDGVDLTDFNRDDLATHLREIAVEELRDADFEYDGLFYERWKAELFAGLGDGESAPYEAGSKPHDAPEQGLFATFLDNELSRDGAGRPHLFEAPFGGGLPDSDAGPFTVERPDGSTVSIRGYIDRVDVSRDGKQPTLTLYDYKTGRAPYMTKTTGGTKFQLPIYLLAAAEVVDGDLFAEGSLSATYYQVRPPNDLKVPRGVESKFDSEVELRRFLNDVVPEWLGQIDEAIGNGRFHTTLLSASGANCRYCDYRRACDVRHHRKREFVDEVYEDDAAYVPLRVRDNEDIEAVMSGRSAND from the coding sequence ATGGTCGAGGACCGCTGGGCCGCTTCGCACGAACCTCTCCGTCTTCGTGCCGAGACGCTCGATGCGGTCGTTCGTGACTGGTACGAGGACCTCCAGGGCCCGGTTCAACCCCTCTCCGGGCAGTTGAATCGCCGGCTGGCGGAGTACGCGCTCGACAGAACGACAGCCCAAACAGATGGCGCACTCGCCGGCGAACCCGCCTCGGCCGCTCTCGCGGATTCGTTCAGTAGCCGTTTCTCACTCTTCGATGACGCCGGCGTCGAGACTGCCGACGCTCTGGCGGCGGAGTTCGAGGGCTCCGCCCTCGATGACCGTATCGCGGCAGCTACTGTCGACGCGTACCGCCACTATCAGGACCTCAATGCTGACTATGTTGATGAGTGGGTCTGTACTCGAGGAGAGATGTTCGACGCCGTCGCAACGGCGGACCAGTCACTATCGGCGCTCTCCCCGGAACTGGATGTCGTCGTCCTCTCCGGGTATCACGAGTTCCGCCCCGTCGAACGCCGCCTCATCGAACGCCTCGTCGACGAACTTCCGATGATCGCACTTCTGCCACTCCACCAGGATGGCCTGAGCGGAGTCGACGCCGTTGCGGAGGACGCCTTGGAGGTCTACGAAGCACTTGACTTTGAGACAGAAAAACTCGATCCCGTCGACGAGTCAGGGCAGGCCTTTGGAACGATCACCGAGTCGCTCTACCGCCCGGATCCCGACATCGTCCCTGCTCCAGACGCGCTCCAGTGGCGGGAACTCCCGACGCCCGAGCGCGAGATTCGCTTCGTCGCTCGCGAGCTCCGGACTGAGTTGGCCAATGGTCGCGATCCCGACGACTTGGCTGTCGTCGTCCCCGGGACCGAGGCCTATTCGGGGTACGTCGAGGACACGTTCGATACGTTCGACATCCCGCACGTCACGACCGCCGCCTCACAGCTGAACCGGACGTTCACCGGGAGCGTTGTACACGACCTCCTGAACCTCGCCGAACCCGACCCCCGTGCTGAGGACCTCACGTCCCTGTTAGCAAATCCATTGGTCAACGTCGTCGATACCGACCAAGCCAACGCTCTCACGGCAGCTGCTCGCCGGCGCGACACGGTTTCTGTGTCACCCCTGCTCGATGACGTCGACGACGAGGCGACGGAATTGATCGAGAACCTACTGGCAACGCTAGAGACGCTCCGAACGGGTGACGTCGAGGGCGCAACCAAGACGCTCCGACGACTGTTGGACGACCGGTTCGACTTGGAGGGGGCGACGGAGGACTACGCCAGCGGCGCCGAGCAAGCCGTCGAACAGCGAGCCTACGACCTCGTAGACGAGGTCCTCTCCTCGTTCGAGTCGCTGGCGGCGGTCAATAGCGATCTCTCCCCGTTGGCACTGTTCACCCGTGCGTTCGATGGTGTTCCGATCCGGGTTCCGCAGCGCGCTGCTGGCGGTCACGTCGAAGTGATGGGGTTGCTCGACGCCCGGATGCGCTCGTTCGAGAAGGTGTTTCTCGTGGGACTGACGAGCGAGCACTTCCCCGTGACGCCGGAACGCCCGGCCTTCTTCGAGGAGATGACCGACGCCCATCCGCGGTTCGACACCGGCGACGAGCGCCTCCGGGGGCGCTATCTCTTTGCGACGCTGCTCGCGAATGTTGACGAACTTACGATCACCACACCAGAGACGGGCGACGACGAATCCGCCGTCGTCCGGTCGCCGATCCTCGACGAACTCCAGCGCGTGACCGGCATCGAACCCGAAGACGGCGTCGACGACCGCGTGGGCTCTCGCGAAGACCTCCAGCGCCACGTCGCTGCAACGTCCGACCGGCGTGCGGCAGTAAGCCTCGCCGGCGACCGAGGTGATTTCTCCCCGGAGCAGACCAAGCGCACAGATCGGGGACTCCACTGTGCGGACAACAGGGGAACGGCTGGCCTCTCCGAACACGACGGCGTGTTAGAACCCGAGACCGTCGCTGAGGTCTATCCTCCGTCGGAACGAAAACCCTACAGCGCGAGTCGGATCGAGCGATACGTCGAGTGTGGGTTCAAGTTCTACGCCGAGAAAGTGCTCGGAATCGAGGATCCCGACGACGTTGAGGTCGTCCCAACGCCCCTCGAAACCGGGTCGTACGTTCACGACGTTCTCGAACGATTTTTCGCGGATCTGCAGGACGAGACCGAGGATGGTGTCGATCTCACGGACTTTAACCGGGACGACCTGGCGACGCACCTTCGCGAGATCGCCGTCGAGGAACTCCGGGATGCTGACTTCGAGTACGACGGCCTGTTCTACGAACGGTGGAAGGCGGAGCTGTTCGCGGGCTTGGGTGATGGCGAGAGTGCTCCGTACGAGGCTGGGAGCAAACCCCACGACGCACCGGAACAGGGGTTGTTCGCTACCTTCCTCGACAACGAACTCTCGCGGGACGGCGCCGGACGCCCACACCTGTTCGAGGCTCCGTTCGGCGGGGGGCTTCCCGACTCGGATGCTGGGCCGTTCACAGTTGAGCGACCGGACGGATCGACTGTCTCGATTCGGGGATACATCGACCGCGTCGACGTGAGCCGAGACGGCAAGCAACCGACGCTCACGCTCTACGACTACAAGACTGGGCGAGCACCGTATATGACGAAGACGACCGGCGGCACGAAGTTCCAGCTCCCCATCTATCTGCTCGCTGCCGCCGAGGTCGTCGACGGTGACCTGTTCGCGGAGGGCTCGCTCTCGGCGACGTACTATCAGGTTCGACCGCCAAACGACCTCAAGGTTCCACGCGGCGTCGAATCGAAGTTCGATTCAGAGGTCGAACTCCGCCGGTTCCTGAACGATGTCGTTCCGGAGTGGTTGGGCCAGATCGACGAGGCGATCGGCAACGGACGGTTCCACACGACGCTTCTGTCGGCCAGCGGAGCGAACTGTCGATACTGTGACTACCGTCGGGCGTGCGATGTCCGCCATCACCGCAAGCGGGAGTTTGTTGACGAGGTTTACGAGGACGACGCAGCGTATGTTCCACTCCGTGTTCGCGACAACGAGGATATCGAGGCGGTGATGAGCGGTAGGTCAGCCAACGATTAG